GAGGTCGCGGTCGGCGAGCACCTGCTGGAGCAGCGGTCGCCAGCGCGGGTCGCCGTGGACCATCGCCCACCGCAGCGCGTCGCGCTTGCTGGCCACCTGGCCGGTGCGCACGGTGTAGAGGCTGCGACAGGCCTGCACGACGAGGTAGCGCTGGCACCACGCGACGTCGGGTGGGCACCAGCCCAGGACGTCGTCGGTCAGGGTCGCCAGCCCGGCGCGGGCCTGCTCGCGCAGCACGTCGTCGGGCACCGGGTCGACCAGCTCGACCCGGCACGGCCCGGCCAGGGTGATGCCGTGCTCGCGCAGGACCCACCGCGTCCACGCCTGGTTGCAGTGGTCGGACAGGACCAGCTCGTCGGAGCCGTGGTCGACGTACCACCACGCGCGACCGAGGCCGTCGACCGAGCGGAGCTCGTCCGCCACGGCGTACGAGCCCTCGAGGTGGGCGAACCAGTGGCCGTCGCGGTGCGGCAGGTCGCGGTGCAGCGTGCGCAGGGCGGCGACCTGCGCCGCCGTCGGGTGGTCGCGGACCACCACCAGGAAGTCGCAGTCGCTGTGCAGGTCCCCCGCACCGAGGGCGAACGACCCCTGGAGGTAGGCGCCCACG
This genomic stretch from Nocardioides renjunii harbors:
- a CDS encoding aminoglycoside adenylyltransferase domain-containing protein codes for the protein MLNPHPTRYAELNGVLHDLVTGAQSALGESFVGAYLQGSFALGAGDLHSDCDFLVVVRDHPTAAQVAALRTLHRDLPHRDGHWFAHLEGSYAVADELRSVDGLGRAWWYVDHGSDELVLSDHCNQAWTRWVLREHGITLAGPCRVELVDPVPDDVLREQARAGLATLTDDVLGWCPPDVAWCQRYLVVQACRSLYTVRTGQVASKRDALRWAMVHGDPRWRPLLQQVLADRDLGLDREAAPRPGSMDAAREFAAYVAAVA